The nucleotide sequence CACCACTGGCGCCGCCCAACCTCCAACCTTTCTGGATCCCGGCGCTGCCCCgcccccacctcctccctcgcTCCCGGCCGCCCATGCCGCCTATGCGCGCCCCTCCCTCAGCCCACCGGCGACCTCCCATCCTCCACCGTCTACCCcaccatcggatctcctcctcccctctccttctctccctcgcGGACGCGTCAAACCCACGAAATTTCCCTCCTCGCGGCTGGAACCCTAGCTCGTGCCTGTGGGGACTGGGCTGGAGGTGCGGCACGGGATTCGCACCACAGGATTCGCCAGCGACGAGTCCAAAAGGTCGTCGAATCGGGGAACGGGATGGCGCACCCTGCTGCAGCCGCCGGTCGGGACGAGCGCAGCGGCGACGAACGTCGGTGCGCCTCCGTTTCCTCGACCTCCAAGGACGCGGGCGCCGGATTTGTTCTCGCCTGACCAGCCTCGGTATCCAGCTCCCTACAGCCACCGCCGGCGTTGACTCCCAAGGTTCGATCCGCCTCTCGCCTTTCCTCTTTCGATTCACCCCGTTGATTTGTGTGCGATCGATTTGCGTTTTTTACGGTTCCAAATAGCAGGCGAGGATGACGACGACGCCAAAGATGACGAGGCCCCGAGCTCGAGCACGACCACTACGACGCACTGCACAAAGGCCCCTGCTTCCTGCCTGCCCTTCCCTTTGCTTGGGtagctcctccctctccctctccttcaaaGACCTAATATTTAGTTTCATTGATTTTGTGTGTGCAAACGTTTTGACCGCCTCCATATGGCTGTTTATGTAGAAGATAGCTCTCTCCAGATGTTGTTCCTGTCCTTCTCCTTGGTTGTTGAGCGCTGCACCCACTCATGTATGCAGGTTGAGTCCAAGCACAAGTAAGCACCATTATGTATGCTCAAAGACGACTCTGTTCAAATATTCTTTTTCTATCCTGGTTTGTCGATTTGTGTGTGATTGATTTGCGTTTTTTCCGATTTCAAACAGTAGGCGAGAAGACGACGGTGACGCAGAGGAGGACGAGGACCCGCGCTCCAGCCCGACCACGACTATGCACCGCACGGTCCCTGCTTCCTGGCTGTCGCCAATTGCCCCCTTCCCTTTACAGTACTACTCTATTTGTTTTCATTGCTTTTCACCCAGTTTTGCACACTTTCTGGCCCTTCACTTTTTTGTGTGCAAATGTTCTGATTGCCTCCATATGGTTGTTTCCGTCCTCCTGCTCGTGctgtctccatcctcctgctcaagTCGTCGCCGTCGCCTCCCATCCTTCATGGCCTGCGTGTGTGCGCCCACTGTTGGAGGACGACGTTGAACATGAAGCGGAGCCCAGCCGGAGCGGTCTGACGCGGTGGTCGTGGCCAAGGAGCGGTGGTTGATGCCATGGAGCAGGGGCCCTCGGTCGCCTGCACATCGGCTGCGTTCTGAACTAATGCTTTCTGCAACTGCAATGTTCCCCTTCACATTGTATCTTGTGTAGGCAGAAGGAATGCAGCTCAGTGACGGCGTCGGCTATAACTGGATCGATGGCCTGAAGGCTTTTACTAAGAAGATGAAGAATGTTGTAGAATAGTGTCCATCAACAAAGAGTCTTACTACTACCTGTTGGAGAGGCTCTATCCTCGGGTGATTGATTACTTAAGAAGTATACTGAATTATGATATCCATCGATCTAATTTTGTATAGGAAGTTTGAAAAACTAAAGAATCTGTGGTACATGATTTGATTTACTCATTTAGATTTTAGTAAATTGTGACCGGAAGTTTTTTCACAAAACCAGTGCACCACCCTTTCTACACACATCATTCATGGATTGGCAGAGTAAAGGTTCTATTCAACATCTTTGGTGGATTGCATAAATGGGCTAGAGTAAAAATagaccagaattgttatatgtgctTAGGGAAGTGGGATTACATCAAGATTTTTTTGACAAAATGAGAAATCAATGGCTCAAGGAGAGTAAGCCCAAAGAGATAAGTATTGTTTTCCTTTAGTAGCTTGCCGCATAATTCATTCAAACATATTTAGAGTGGAGCAGGAATATTCAAACAAGGAAATGTACACAATATCTGTTAGTATACATGTGACACTTTCCCGTCTTTCGACTAATGATTGCCTCCTGCCAGGTATCACTGATAGCACATTCATCACATCATTTGTGTAGCTCATTCTGGTGTAAGTCGGGCCAATTTAGAAAAGATTTTAAAGCAGATTCATACAGGTTATAGAAGTCAGAGTCAAATAGTATAATAAGTGATTTGTTTGTGCATAATTTCTAATTGATCGTCTTCTAAGGATAAATGGAACTGCTACCTTTCCTCTCTCCAATAAACTATTAGACCCTGCTTGTAACTATTTTTCATCTTGGTGTGATTTATAAGGGAGGCCATGCCATTAGTTTTTTGTTATTACATGCTGTGATGACCCCGATTCATTGATGTATAGTGTCGTATGTGGTCAATTACCTAATATGGTAGTATCACTTCTCCTGGTTTGCCTTGGTCTGAAATCTGACTTTTGGACTGATTGTAGTCAATCTGAATTAGTGAGGTTCTTTTTTCCAACTGTCCATGTTCAGTTCTCTACATTATCATGCATTTTCTTTGGTTTAAAGATGTCATGATGTTCACCAAGGCAGAGAAGAAATGTTTTAAAGTTGTCCCTTCAATTGAAACAAGTATGACTTGGTCCTTAGTGCCTATGCAGACATGAAAACGGAAGGTCGAGAGGTTTAAATATGTCATGACGTTTACAATTGCGGATATCCTGCTTCAGGTACTTGCCTGATAACTCACAATTTCAACACAGAAGTTACTAATCTGTAAGACATGCCCTCTCTCATTCAACGATGTCCTGAATTTTTCACACAAAGCTTTGTAATCTTGCCAAGTCACAAGAGAGCCAAGTAATCATGCGAATTTTCAGAGAACTTCAAGTGGCATGCCACCATTTGCAATGGTTGTGATGTAGTGATAATTAATAAACTGCAGGCCTTCTAAATATTCTAAAGCTGCATATCTAAGAGCATATTATATTTCTCATAAACAACTGGAGTTAAGCTTCTATCCTCTTCCTGTCTTGAAGGAATTATCTGTTGAGTAAGCTACAGTCTCTTTGTTTGACTAGCTAGGCTGTGTTACATACATGTATAAGATGATGCTTCTGTGGCTATAACTGGTGCCTGCCGCGCTAAATAGGAAACACCCTATTAATTACCCACCTCAATTTCATTAGTGCGTCCGGCCTATGAATTTTACCCCAGACTATAAATCCCCTCCAAACGAAACCCTATAGGTGTACTATGACTCTTAATAGTGTATCCTTGTAAAAGTCAGTGTGTTGGGTTATTTTTTTGGTGTGGTTAGAGAACTCGACTCCATTTGGAACGAGGGTTTGAGTTTTATTTTTCCTAAACCTTTCAGAGGCAGAGCCATGGAAATATTTTGTGTTCTCATTCCTCTGGATGGAAGCTCTAACTTTTCCTCTTTGTTTCCAATAAGCTACTTTCTTCGAGATTGTGCAATGAAGGATTTTGATGGTAAGGGATCGTAGAGCCTCGGGTGACTAGCATTAAGATAGGAAGGCTGTTGCCGCCCTTGTCCCTTGCTGCTGGGTTGCCACGGTGGCGTCAATCACTGGCTTATTTAGAACAATAGTTAGTGGATTTTGTGATAAGGGTGATGGCCGAGAGTGAGAGGGACGGGGTTGGGATTGGTCTGCTGTATGCGTGAAATTATTTCCCTACTTCAGAAAATATGGCAAATTGCATTTCATTAGAGATTGATTTACAGCAAATTGCATGAGCGAGTGGTTCATGCATTTTTCATCAAGTCGTACATTTTCTTGGTTATGACATAAGGGTAAATGTACTGGTTGGTTGCTTCAAGACTTAATAACAGACACTATAACAATGGCTCAAGAGATATCAGATCTACCTTCTTGGCTGGGGGCGTTATGGGTGGCGCACGCCTCGGCCCCCTTGATGGCCGTGGTGGATGGACATGAACACGAGGGGGGATCAAGGCGGAGAGAAGGGTGGTTGGCGGGGGACTCATCCTTGGCAGTTCATGGGAAAGTACGGTGTGAAGCAGAGGGGGCGCCATGACGAAGGTGAGGTAGCCGTCATCCGGTCATGtgtactcctaatgtctcagttggtagtctccgctcACCGGTTAAATTTCATCCCACCAACACCGTTTTTTTagtcctccctcccacctcccactCCCAGCTATTCCCACCGGCTTTATTTTATGTGATCTGAATCTGAGCGAGTCTTAAATTTTGGTGCAGTGTGAAAGGAGGAAAATGGTTGCCGGAAAGCAGGTAGATCTACACCTTGAGAGATGGCATTTTGCGGTACATTGTTTAGGTAAGGATATTGTGCTTTCTTCTGAAAACTCTGGACTGTCGACAAGATTGAGTTGTGTTCCATTTTTTAAAAATTACTTAGAATCCTGCTTCTGGCAATACTACTATGAACTGGCATACCTCGTGATCATGAGAGGATGAAAAGTTCATGATCCCCAAGAACGCCCTCATGTGCGGCTGCCGGCCGTCGGACAAGACATCTCTGACGACTTAGCCACACAGCGAACCTAAGTTCGTCATCGGAGGATGTCACCTTGGACTGGAGCAACAGACGTCAAAAATTTACCAGGAAAAAAGGCTCACAAATAAGAGTGACCCAAACACAAATTGTCGTACGTTTGCAATTAAACTCTTAGTAGCAGCTTGATTCTTACTATTGTTACTTTGGTGGTGGGTATAATTAGTCATGTAGTAGCATCTTAGCTTCATCTTATTTCTTGAGAACATATCTAGCTATCAGATCTTCAAGAGTACACCATAAAAATTGAAACGCCTATCAGCTTCATAGAAGAAAGTTAGTCTTATGATAGAAGAAAGGCCCATCAGCCCTTACAGTGCCTGATTGGTTAGCGACTGCTTTTCAGGCTCAACTGATTACTGACTACGTCCAACAACATATGGCTGACATGACCAAGTAGAAGTAAATTTCGTTGTGATCAAGATGGTGCCTTTATTTTGGAAAACACGATTGAGATGGGTAGGCGCATGGGCATCTCACCGGAACAAATAGACAGACTGATTTCACTCATACACAGGTTGATTATATTATACGGTCAACTCACGAAGTAGCCGGATACCTTCTGCTTGAAGTTTGAAAGCCATTAGCATGCTAAATTATATGGATGTGCTGGTCTTGACGTGTGTGCACGTACATTGTAAAATAAACTTGAGTAATGATTAATACCTTGTTTACTCTTTGTTTGCTTTACAGGTATTTGGAGTATCTATTATGATTCAGAATTTCTCAAACTATGGTATCTCCATATCCATCTAATGAATTTGGTGAATTGAAACAATATACCAATAAAAATTTAGCGCTTGGCTGTACATATGAATGTTAACATTGTTAAAATAATTCTCCCTTTATAAGAGAAGATTTCTTAgttcaaatatattttttgaaaaaatatagtATTTTCCTGACAAACCTTTTGATTCCTCAACATCCATATCTCAGAAGGATAATAGTGGTGTGTTTATGTTGCTTTGGGTCTCTTATCACTCGGATCATTCAtcagaaaaatatttaaaaaataattCTATTTTGACGTTTCCTTTGTGTTCATTGTTCCATCATAGTAGTTTAGGTTCACATGAAACCAGACCATATGTTTCAGTTTCACTCTTTGGACCATGATGGTGGTGTGCAAGGTGGGCTAGATCATAATGCTAAAAGAATCAATGGAGGTTATTGGATAGCTTTTAGATTCTCCAAAAAATAATCTAGCAGATGGATGATCCTATTATCACGTATGGTGGTGGTGTGCAAGGAAATGGAGCAGCATGATGGTAGCTAATGCTGTTATTTTCACATGTAAGATGTATGAGCTTCAGTTTGTCATGCTATTATCATGTATAGTCAAAAATGATTAGTTTAATCAGAATTTAGAGTTTCATTCTTAGTTCTCTGAAATGTTGTTTTTATATGTAATTCCTGCATAGTGTAGTATATTGGGAGCCAAGGCCGAGTAGCAAGCCATGTGTCACCGCAAGGACAGGAGCGAGATTTAATTAATTGTATTTGCAAGATTTGGTAGTCCCTTCTTGTTTTCCTGGTCATCTCACAGGTTTTATCACTTACATTTCCTTCTATGGTGGTCTGATCATTGTACTTTGGGACATTGTATTTTAGGACGTAATGTGCACTTCTGGTTGTTATTTTAAATTGCTCATGTCTTGATATGTCTTTCAAATTCTTGACATCTGCGCCAGTAGCCTAAACCTCCATGGCATGCTCCATCGGAGTATTTTGTTTGTTGCACAAATTTCAAGTGCGACCTTCCAATTTATTTTGTTGTAACTATAAGGTTTGGCACCTCAGATAAGTTCTCGAAATACCAATGTCATATTTCAATTAGAAAATAAGATTTAGTTTGATCATGCATGCAATTGTAATAACCCTACTTTGAGCTTTTATGTACTGGTTTAAATAGTTAAATCTTCTAGATTCTTTTGCATATTTTCTTGGAATTATACTATGAGAGCATCTTAGTTTTCACTAAGTGATAAAATACATTTTCTATTTCCGTAATACAGGTCATTAGTGGTCACTTTTGATGGGTGCGATCTGTAGCATTTGATCCAGGGAACAAATGGTTTTGTCCTGGTTTTGCTGATAGGACAATAACGGTAAGCCCCACAACCTGCATTCCTTTCCTAGAAATTTAAGATGAATTCATGTATACATGCAAGTAGTTGATACAACAACCTATTAGTTACTCGGATGCTTTCTCTATTGGTGTCTGCATTTTTTAATGTTACATGCATCTATTTTTATTACATAACTTTTTTCAGTTGCGGGACTCCACGTTGATGTGCTTTTTACCTTAAcattttattatctgtttttgtTTAGGCAAGGAAGAAGGTTGCAGAGCATGGATGGATGTGAAAAGGAAGAGGATGGATGAGAGAGGAGAGAAGAGGGGTGAAAGAGGATACAGATGGAAAGAGGGAGAAGGACAGGGTGGAGGCGCTTCTTGAGGATTATTGTCGACTGATTTCATACTCTCTTATAAATTCATGGTTAGCTAGGTAAACCTTTTGTACAACAGCTCTTGTTCAAAAGGAAGTTTGATTTTTCGGCTTCTTATTTTAGGTCAATATCAAGAACAGTTTAGTTAATTTAGTTTAATGTTTATGTTTGAAATTGACTTTTACCATTCTGGTTGAATGGGGGTGTTGATAGAAGAGATTGCGAGTCGGGTACGGTGATGCCAACATTGTATTAGGGGCAGATAGATTTAAGTTCCGTCTTATGTCCATGAGGATAGGATCACTATTAAATCATCAGAATAAGTCTGCTcatgttgcaacgcatgggcaatgGGAGAAATGTGATGTCCATGTGAGTATCTAAAGATAACAAGTTATACATGATTAGTATTGTGCACGAGCTACTCGTGAGTTAATTGAATTTTGAATCTTTGCAAGTTGATTTTTGGGAGAACACATGTGTAACTTGAGGCCGAAGTCGTTGATGGCACTATGAGATGCAATGGCGATGCCGAAGACGTCGATGGCACTGCGAGGCTGAGCCCTCGTAGGAGACAAGGACGACACTTTGAGCGGTAGTGAGGAGTGTCGTCATAgtcggaggcgaggaagaaggtTTGTAGGGGTGTGGTGGTTCACCGGAAAAATCTGGTCGCTAGGCGGTAGTGAGGAGTGGCGTCATAgttggaggcgaggaagaaggTTCATAGGGGTGCGGTGGTTCACCGGAAAAATCTGGCCGCTAGGCTGGTTCAGAGGGTTGGTTGGGGGTGGTGGTCGCGACTGGCGGATCGGCGGGCGGTGG is from Triticum aestivum cultivar Chinese Spring chromosome 3A, IWGSC CS RefSeq v2.1, whole genome shotgun sequence and encodes:
- the LOC123059368 gene encoding uncharacterized protein isoform X3 → MPPMRAPPSAHRRPPILHRLPHHRISSSPLLLSLADASNPRNFPPRGWNPSSCLWGLGWRCGTGFAPQDSPATSPKGRRIGERDGAPCCSRRSGRAQRRRTSVRLRFLDLQGRGRRICSRLTSLGIQLPTATAGVDSQGEDDDDAKDDEAPSSSTTTTTHCTKAPASCLPFPLLGLSPSTSKHHY
- the LOC123059368 gene encoding uncharacterized protein isoform X1, with translation MPPMRAPPSAHRRPPILHRLPHHRISSSPLLLSLADASNPRNFPPRGWNPSSCLWGLGWRCGTGFAPQDSPATSPKGRRIGERDGAPCCSRRSGRAQRRRTSVRLRFLDLQGRGRRICSRLTSLGIQLPTATAGVDSQGEDDDDAKDDEAPSSSTTTTTHCTKAPASCLPFPLLGLSPSTIGEKTTVTQRRTRTRAPARPRLCTARSLLPGCRQLPPSLYSTTLFVFIAFHPVLHTFWPFTFLCANVLIASIWLFPSSCSCCLHPPAQVVAVASHPSWPACVRPLLEDDVEHEAEPSRSGLTRWSWPRSGG
- the LOC123059368 gene encoding uncharacterized protein isoform X2 yields the protein MPPMRAPPSAHRRPPILHRLPHHRISSSPLLLSLADASNPRNFPPRGWNPSSCLWGLGWRCGTGFAPQDSPATSPKGRRIGERDGAPCCSRRSGRAQRRRTSVRLRFLDLQGRGRRICSRLTSLGIQLPTATAGVDSQGEDDDDAKDDEAPSSSTTTTTHCTKAPASCLPFPLLGRREDDGDAEEDEDPRSSPTTTMHRTVPASWLSPIAPFPLQYYSICFHCFSPSFAHFLALHFFVCKCSDCLHMVVSVLLLVLSPSSCSSRRRRLPSFMACVCAPTVGGRR